The window CGGCGCAAATCGCGAGGACCTCGAAAGCGGTCTTGATGCCGGACATGCTGATGGCACTACAAGAGCGTCGACGTCTGCTGGTAGAGTTGATCGGGTCGCCAACGGCGGTCGAACCACCAAAGCCTTTGGAGCCTCGTCCGCGCAGTGAAGGACCTCATGAAATCGCGGCAGCTTAATGCGGGAGGCGCGACTGGCCGCGGTCGCAGAACGAAAGCGGAACGAACATGAGCGAGGAATCGCGAAGCATTTGGACCCGGCCCTGGCGGGGGCGGCGGAAACTGTATCTATGGTTTGGGCTGCTGGCCGTCGCCGTGTTTGTCGTCGTTTTTTGCGTTGGATTTGTGTTGCAGTCCGCAGCGGAAGCTGCGGAGTTGGCGTTATTCGCGGAGGCGATATCGGTGGGCGTCGGACTTGCCGCGGTGCTGGTCGTCCGGTTCGTCCGCTGGTTGTGTTGCTGGCGCAATTTTCGCCGTTTTCTTTTCGGTCTGGTTTGTCTTCTCACATTGGTCGCGCTGTTTTATGCCGAGGAAAACTGGCGCGGTGCGCGGGTCTGGAACAAATATCGGCGGAAGCTTGAAGCGCGCGGTGAGCAGCTTGATTACAGGGCCTTCATTCCCAAACCCGTGCCAGACGACCAAAACTTCGCCGCCACGCCCTTTCTCAAAGCCTGGTTTCCAAAGGGACCTTTGGGTGGGATCGACAAGCAATGGGGGGACCATTTCGTGGAAATCAACGAGAGGGTTTTCTCCAGGGCGGACAAGGACCGAAGCAGCAGAAAATTCGTTGACCTCGTTGCCTGGCAAATGGCCCTTGATGCAATTCGGTCTGGCCAATTGAAACGGGGCCAGGAATTCGAGTCGGACAAACTCGACCTGGAGTCGCGTGCCCAAGCCGCTCCGATGGTGTTGGAGGGATTTAAAACCGACGAAACCATTCTGGCGGAACTCCGCGCCGCCATCCAACGGCCGTATTCGAGATATCCGGTGGTTTACGATTTGGATAATCCCTGGGGAATTCTGATTCCTCACCTCGCACAAATCAAATCCACCTGCCAGCGCCTGCGACTCCGCGCCTGCGCCGAACTCGCCGCCGGTCAGAGCAAAAACGCTTTGGAGGACGTGAAGCTGTCGCTACACCTGGCCGACTCGATAAAAGACGAACCCTTTTTGATTTCCTATCTGGTACGCCTCGCTTGTTTTGAGATCGAAACCCAGCCGATTTGGGAGGGTTTGGCCGAACGCCGCTGGTCTGACGCCCAGCTTAATGAGATTCAATCACGTCTTCAGCGGTATAATTTTTTTGAGGACATGAAATTGCCCCTTGACGGAGAGCGGGCGGCAGGAGTTTTGACGGCCGATCTTCTGTATCGTCGAAAATACCGCCCAAGCGACCTGTTTGATCTCGTCGATCGAGACAACTCATTTGGCGGCGATCTCGCAATCCAGCTGAGTGCGGTCGCCCCGCGTGGATGGTACAATCTTGAACAGCTTAATTATTGCCGGCTTTATGAACTTCAATTGGAAGGGGCCTTGGACGCGGCTGGAAAAAGAGTTTTTGTGGATCAGGTCTCGCTCCACGCCCATGATCTCGAACGGGAGGTTTCCGGAGGTCGCCTCGGAAAGGGCCTGAATGCTGTCCTCCATCACCAGGTTATTGCAGCACTATTCCTGCCCGAATTGAACAAGGTACCTTTGAAAGCTGCGATGGCACAAACCGCCGCCGGCCAGGCTGCGCTTGCCTGCGTATTGGAACGCTACCGGCTTGCCAATGGATCGTTTCCCGAAAAACTCGACGCGCTTGTCCCGGGGTTCATTTCCCAATTGCCCAACGATGTAATCACCGGCGAACCTCTGAAATACCGTCGCACGGACGACGGCCAGTTCGTTCTCTATTCCGTCGGCTGGAATACAAAGGATGACGGCGGCACGTCCGGCAGGACTTTGTTCGACGAAAAGGATGGCGACTGGGTCTGGCGTTCGTCGCCGGCCGCCGGCAGGTAGTTGCGCACCTTTACGTTGCTCCCGCAACCCGGTCGCCTGAACCGGGGATTTTACCTTCTCGCAGAACGGGCTTCCGATTGATCTTGGCCAGGGATTTCGTGCGGACCGGAAGATTCTTTTGTCCAACCGGGCGTTCCGTTGCGACTAATCTGATGACACGAACAGCATGAGCGACCAGATTCAAACGTTATGCGACCGCGCCCGGGAAGGCGATGCTTCGGCGGCGTCCGAACTGGTTGAGCTTCACTATGCGCCCATCTATGCCTACCTGCGCCGGCTCTGTGGCGACGACGAAGAAGCGGCCGACCTTACTCAAAAATCGTTTTTCAAGGCGTGGCTTTCCCTTGCTTCGTTTCAAGGACGATCCCGATTCGGCACCTGGCTGCACGGCATCGCTTATCACGTTTATGTGGACTGGCGGCGATCCCGCCGACCCGCCGACCCACGGAGTGATGAGTGGTGGGAGTCATGCGCGGACACTGGCGCCGGCCCATTTCAAAACGTTGAGGAACGGGACCTGTCCCGGCGTGTTTATGCCTTGGTCGAGCGCCTTGATGACGGCGCCCGGCAGGTCGTGCACCTTCACTACTATCAGGGCCTGTCTCTCAGCGAAACCGCGGAGGCGCTGAACATCGCCGCGAGCACGGTGAAGTACCGTTTGCGCGAGGCGCTGGACTTTC of the Candidatus Angelobacter sp. genome contains:
- a CDS encoding RNA polymerase sigma factor, with amino-acid sequence MSDQIQTLCDRAREGDASAASELVELHYAPIYAYLRRLCGDDEEAADLTQKSFFKAWLSLASFQGRSRFGTWLHGIAYHVYVDWRRSRRPADPRSDEWWESCADTGAGPFQNVEERDLSRRVYALVERLDDGARQVVHLHYYQGLSLSETAEALNIAASTVKYRLREALDFLRARTAEPHLRNA